Genomic segment of Labrus mixtus chromosome 1, fLabMix1.1, whole genome shotgun sequence:
CACACAAAGCTAACAGTCTGAAGAACTTCAAACCAATGAACACTTCCTGTACCACGACAAGATAATGATGTGGAGAAACTGCTTTCTGCGGTTAAAAAGCACAAACGGTCTATCCTTCATCTTACATCCCAAATTAACTGAGAAGGCTTGAGATCCGATAGCGAGCATTTTGACTTGTCACAAAAGGAAAAGCAGTAAGTGTTACTattatgaaatatatttttgtccTGTCATTGTCTTAGAAAACCTTGACTGTAAGCATGTGAGCACAGTTCCAGGACCCGGACACCAAACCAGCTATctattgaaataaaacattacaaatggTTTAATTTTTTGCCTGTGAGATTGTTCATAATGTTTCTTTGTGATTCTGTCTCTCTAAATATTATCATTAATTATTAAGTCACACATTGACtacaaaaataaccaaaatgaTCAAGTCAATTGATTTGTCAATGTAATTAATGTTATTCCTAATTTCATACCCCACATTGATTTTGCACAAATAAGTGCTAGTGctcacattaaacatgttattttaatatttattgttattaataataattcataTAATTAACAaagaacatatttaaaaaggtcTACTGTccatattttaattgttttaatccAATATATTGACggcacacacaaaagaaaccCTGATTTCTCTGAATAAAAGAGTTCAGCAGCACCACACATCAACATCTCTCTGTAACAGGTTGAACAGAAACTGGAGATAAAAACGACCGTGATGGAAGAATTACACACGGGACTGTTTATAAGACAGCATTAGTTTGAGCTAGGAGGTGAACCTTTTGAAACTGGAGACTGAGAGCATGTTTCACCTCAGTGAAGTGGCAGGGGTGGATGAGTGCTGTTAACGTACAGAgatcgccctctgctgggaGTCAGTGCATCCTTAAAACTGAAGAGCCTGGGTAAGGCGACACTGTCATGACTTTAGCTTAGATTATGAGGCTGTGAAGTCGAGGGTTTAAGAAGGTAGacgacagaaacaaacacaaatttcaTCCATgtgctttattattatttacattacaTTGTGAAAGGTAAGTCTAAAAGTAACTGatgttgctgttgtgtttgaatGGAACTGATACATATGGTCTGGGGATCATTTTCAGTAATTAGTTTTTAGTTATTGTAGATATGCTACATGTTGTGGAATGTTTGTGTAGTGTGAATATACATAATATGAATGTGTAACATGTATTGTCACAATGTAAACTGCAGACCCCAGGAAGAAATAGATTTGAGCTACGCTGAAGCTAAcggggatccaaataaacaaaccaacaaagaaaaagacacaacCAACTCAAAGGCCTAAACTGAAGCTCTGTGATCTAGAATTAGCTTTGTTACAATATTTACACAATGAAGCATTAATTCATTGGGGTTTTATTATCtccaaaataatacaaataaacaaactggaCTGTTCTAAATTTCAGTGGGCAGATGATTTGAGCCTCATTTGCAGTGACCAATGCCTTCTGAATTCTCTAGTCTTTTTCAGATAGTCTAAAAACAGGATACAATATAAGACTTTTTCagtaatatttatttgtttgctaATCTAATCTCAAATCAGTGAGGTGCCTTGTGACAGACCTCCCTGACGGCCTCCTGCAGTCTTTTAACGGACTCCATCACCATCTGGAAGCTTTCATGGAAGCTGCCGTTACCTTCCTTCACCCAGGCCGCCTGGAGCTCTCTGACCCACATCAAGACCCCGTCCAGCTGCTTCTGCacctccttctgctcctccagctCTGCCAGCAGGGCCTGTCTGGCACAGACCTCTGCTTCGTAGGCGCTGTGGAGGTCAGCAAGGTTTGACTCCAGCCTCAGCACCTCCTGGAAGCAGCATAAGCAAAGTCAAATCACAGATTAAATAGTTCCCATCTTGTTAATAACTATACATGCAGATTCTGAGTTGGAAGTAAAACATACATGGAAAGGAAACATTCAAGTTATTAGAAGTGTATGAAAAACTATCTCTTGACTTTATTTCCATACGTAGGTCATGCTCAGGGTATGTCAACAGTGCCTTTGATTAGAGTTGTATCTGAAAATGCTCTAACACAGTATTCAAATCTCACAGttctgaatgaaatgacaaGTGAGTGTAAGATATGAATCTGTGGTGAGAGCCGTCGAGTCTGTAGTAACAGACACTTTGAGTCCACAAcaaaatgatttgattttttctgagctttaaaaaaaaagtataaacttCAGAGATTGTAATGAATTGACaacttttaatttcatttttgtttatgtggcTGTTCTACCTCCTAAAGGAGACATACTAGTTTGGTGAAGTAAATTCACTTAGCTGGTCATCATTCTCGCCCTATATGTTGGGTGAAATAAAGTtacatgaaatgtatttttattgaacAAAAAGTGGATTAGATATCATCAGGTAGTCTGGCAAGAAGAGAGAGTGCTCGAACCCCTCCCACCTGTGTAGCAAAACATCACAGCTGTGCCTACAATGGTGCTCATTGagttgttgacatttttcatatAGAAACAACTTTCTATACAGTCTACAATCAAAGATAAACATTATTAAATTACAGCTCAAATATTCACCAAGTGGCTCCATATCAACCATTGGTAAACACTACCTCAGGCTTAGTTTGATAAAAGTCCTTGTTGTTGGGCTCTTTGATGTGTCATAACATAACAGAGACAATGTTTAACCTTTAAACTCTCTTAAAGTATTTCTCACTCTGTCTTTGAGAAACTGTAAACACTGTCCAGATCACGGACTGCAGCTTGCATCATTtataaacacatgaaacattCACAGTGTGTAGAAACCCTCGTAAAGAGCTCCTCCTGCACCCACCTGTATGTGTTGGGGGTAGTTCTTGTGGGACTGGTCCTCGGACAGCAGGACATTTGGCGGCACGGAGAAGCATCGGTCGAGCAGCAGTGTTTCCATCCTCTTCGACAGCTGCTTGAACCTTTCATCGAGAAACTGCTGCAGTTTCCGGCTGCACTCTCTGGCCCGGGACCGAAGCAGTTCCTCGGACCCGTCCGGCTTGTCTCTGCTGAgctgcctcacacacaccttttcCACAACAGGTAAAATGTCGTACAGACAATCCTGGAAGGCGCTGTATACTCGTAACATACATGTCTGCGGAGTGAAGCCGAAAAACTGCGTCTCGTACAGTTTTAAAGTCGACGGATAGGGGCTGTCCGACTCTTTATCTGTGCTGGTATCCATTTCAGTTTCTTCACGGTTTTCCCGCGCCATTGTCAAATCGTGACGTcaggttcttcttctttaaggttttttttatcgCGGTTCGAAACCAGCTTGAATGCGCATTACCGCCATCTACCGGACTGGAGTGTGGAGCAGCACAGTCTATGAGCAGCACATTGGCagaaaaagggacaaaaaaataatgatttcaatTAATCATTTTTCGTTCAAATATAATAATTAAacgttgttttgtttcctttgtgttcTATAGTGAAAATAGTTTAAATAGTTTATAGTTAATTGAACTCTAACAGGAAGCAATGACTATAAGAGTtgcagatatatatatatatagctctgtatatatatatatttatttctcgtttactgcatatagttctgtttacatctggtcactactgcacatagttatggttacatctgtttacatctgttagtccgatcactgtccacttatatctactcctttatattttgtatttttaagttaagtttaagctttaagttgtatttaaattgacattttatATTTAGGTTCAAATGTTTCGTGTACTTAcactgttgttgatttactgctctttgaattgccccccggggacaattaaagttttttgaattgaattgaattgagatATACATTTAGTTGCAActtttatgttgattttttaaaaacatttaccttCCTTATTTTCAAATATATGTGGCTACCTCAACttatcttaaattatttttaggTCTAATGAAAACAGATaggatttcaaacattttcatgaaaaaatattgatttaaaaaatgtcgaaaattttccagaaaaaaaattgaCTACATAAATGtcgaaagttttcatgaaacatttttgaattaaaaaatgtcgaaaaaatgttttcatgaaaaaaaagatggacttCCAAATgctgaaaagtttcatgaaaaaaaaatcttcaaaaatgGTGTGCCTTAGGGAACAAAATACCATGcgattaaaaataattaatgcattaatttcagaccttaattaatcgtCATTAACAGTTTTTTTGCAGAAAGCCTAGTTAAGCCTGTAAATTTctccgttgtgggataaataaaggattatcttagcttatcttatcttatttctgGAATGTTTTTGCAATTGTTGTataagttattattttttagtgTTCAATGAATCActtaatctttatttgtatatcgccaattcataacaaatgtttctCGAGATACTTTAAACCAAAAAGCAGCACTTTGTTAGTTAATATTgcaaaaaagcaggtaaaagacctgacTTTATATGTTAGAAAATAGCAAGTACAAacctagatagatagatagatactttattgatcccgagggaaattcaaagcattcagtagcaggttacaagacgtacatgacatgaaacatttgttacaaattaaaccgcaaaacagcccccccccccccatacatatatattaacccgaattttttaatttaaagaatacccctagatgaatcaaacttaaactgtgcaattaaaaatagacttatacaagaaatgtacataacccgtgcagggataaaaatatatgtgtaatttaaagcaagaacctaaaaacagttgagcGAAAAAATTaatctgaaagaaaaataaaataaaaaaaagtgttgaccttctgaagttgtgaaCCTGTTAGAATATctacaattaaaaaatgatctACACTGTAATTGCACGGATATTGTCTGTAAGTGGTTTTGGGAAATTATTGTAAACTCTTGTaggctaatttaaaaaaaaagtttatttgtgACGTAGGTTACGACCACGCCCCCTTATCTGAACGAAAGGGACATGCGCACACGCTCACTTCCTGCACAGCTTCGGGCTCTTTtaggtctgtctgtctgtctgtgttgatagCGGCTTCAGCTTCCACACGTGTAGTCCTTCCTAtgtgaatctctctctctctcttaggcTCGTTTATTAGCTCGTCCCGCTCCGTCAGAAAAGGTAAAGTACCGTCGAGGACGAGTTTGATCTTTTAACAACTGCGCAGTCGCTTTGCTCATCGGGGTTCAGAGGTTACGGCTAGAAGTTTAGCCGGGTGTTAGCATGGTGATGTTAGCTTGCTGATgcgtctacttttttttttttgttgtggtgatgctaacgttagccgaggtgttttaacagtttttaagtGTGACAAATGCACTTGATCACACGCGTGTTTCTTTCTATAAACCTGATGTGAGCAGTGTGTTTTGTGTCGTCCTCTCTCCAGGTGTTAAGCCATAGAAACCGACAACCATGGGGGCTTATCTGTCGCAACCTAACACAACCAAGACCTCTTCCGATGGCGGCAACAGCAGCATGGGCTTTGGTTTCTCTGCCATGCAGGGCTGGCGCGTCTCCATGGAGGTGAGGGAGACAAACATGATGCAGCTCTGTTTCATGGACACATCTGAGGACAAATGTACATCGAGTTGGCGGGAGAAACGATGCGTGGCGTTTCTCTGAACACATTTGTCTGCATGGTGTGGTGTTGAAGTCTTTCTAGAGTACACTTAAAAGAGTTTGTCGCATTTTACAAACTAGATTCTCTCCGGCCATCAATTTAAGGGATTGGAGTAAAGTCACTAATACAATCAGTGTTTCCAACATGCTACATTACATCCAATCCTCAACAACTTCAATGAACATGTGTTTAATGCTTGCTGTCTGTGGTAATGTACCATGAGAACATCAAACACAAGGCCCCTAGCTGTAACCAACATTCAACAGAACAGCACAAGTATTTGTCTTTAAAGGCTTACGTGCCAGTAATTCAATGAAAAGATATGTGTGGACATATCAACATTACTCGACACTACATGGAGATTACCacgtttatatttttttgtactcGTATAGAAGTAGTGGGTGCTTTGATTTGTACCAGTTTGCCCAGTGCTGTATTGTCtgtaatgtttatttctgtttattgtgTCACAGGATGCTCACAACTGTATCCCAGACTTTGATGAGGATACAGCCATGTTTGCCGTGTATGATGGACATGGAGGTAAAACACTTGAATAGTGCAGTTCTCTCTGTATGCCGCTTTGCAGTTTTTACCACCAACTCAGTCGGTAGCGTTTTATATTGTCACTGTGTAACAGAAAAACCACATTGTCTCCAAAAATATATTGCTGTTTGTCACCaatgcaccttttttttgtgtcacacGTTTTGGACGTGGAGAACACCTTTATTTTGTGTTGCCCCTCTTCTATTTTGTAACACACCCCGCAAAGTACTGTGCTTCTATACAAACGCCTAACCTGAGATTTAACATTTCCTGCTGATCCCTGTTTAGGCGAGGAGGTGGCTCTGTACTGTTCAAAGTACCTTCCCATCATCATCAAGGAGCAGAAGACCTACAAAGACGGCAAACTGCAAAAGGTGATGCAGCTGTAGGAGCCACAACGTGACTTGTTTGTTGGAGCAGTGATGTTTATGATCCAGAGGTTTCCTGCTGGACTGTGATTTAGTAAACAAGCAGCTGGGCtccttttttgtgtctgttgtttctAGGCCCTAGAGGATGCTTTCTTGGCCATCGACAGCAGAATGACCACAGAGGACGTCATCAAGGAGCTGGTCCAGATCGCTGGACGGCCAATTGAAGAACCACCGGTTGAGAAAGTGGCAGAGGAGGATGATTGTGAGGACACCAAAAAGTCTCAACACTATTCATATAGTTATGTTTTGTACTTGTGCATTGTTAGGAGCATCTAACGTAGCTCATTAATTCTGAAAGGTAAAGGAGAGTTAATGTCCATCAAAATGCATTTAAACAGGTCAAAGTAAATAAGACCATAACTGACATTGAATGAAACGGTAGGGTTAACGTAAACTATGCACGATAAGGTCCATGCAAGTTCATCACTAGTAGTATTAGACAATAATAACAACTTCTAAATGATGCCGTGTTACCTTTTCAGTGGAGACGGAGGAGGCAGCTCTTCTCCATGAGGAAGCCACCATGACCATAGAAGAGCTGCTGGTTCGCTACGGACAGAACCTGCATGCTGTCAAGCACGCTGCTGCCATCAGGTAGTTGAACAAtgctttgttttgacttttcacACAAGGACTACTTGAACTAATGTTTAAGTTCAGTGAGGTTTGATGTGTAGGCCCTTCAATAAGGCTTCCTTTCGAAATGAGAATATAACACctcctttaatttttttgttcCCAGTGCTGCTGCTAAGAAAGCCTCCGCCTCAGGAGCAGAGGGCTCAGGAGACACTGATGAAGGTGGGAAAGTTCAGAAGAAGGAGGGGCTAaatggagaggtggaggaggagagcaatGGGAAGGGGAAGGAAGCCGGAGGAGCAGCATGCGGGTCTAAGCTGAGGGCCTGTCGGAGAGCAGGAGGTGAGTGAAGTGCCTCGAGGACAGAGCCTCTCAGGAGACTTTATCAAGGACAGTTTTGTAAAAGATGACtgtacaaaatgttttacttgAAAAGTCACTTAAATATTGAAGTGAATATCACTTTATTCCTTCAACACAAACACGTTAAACCATGTCTCTTCCACAGCAGCTGCCTGTGGAGGGTCAGGAAGCCCAAATGGAGAAGAAAAAGCGGGTAAGGCCGAAGGAGATGCAGGTCCCTCTTGCTCCTCTTTGTCCTCAAAGACCGCAGGGGACTCAAAGTCCAGGTTCTTCGATGACAGCGAGGAGtctgagggagaagaggagggcaGTGACGAAGAAGACGgcagtgaagaagaggaggaaggcgACAGCagtgagctggaggaggaggaggatacaGGAGAGGAAGActctgaagatgaagaggaagaggaggaggaggaaatgtgtcTACCTGGAATGGATGGCAAAGAGGAGGTGTGTGCAAAGGAGGTGTCTTAACTGAAACTGTTCTAATGCACATGATACGTTATAACATCCCTAatctttggaaaaaaacatccacaactTAATTAACCCCTTTAGGTGTCAAATCAAAAGCAAATGTCCTGAAGGGGGAGCTGAGAGAATTATTTTTACAAGATACTTTTTAACTATTCGCCTCCCATTGTAATCTAACTTGGTATAGATGAATAGTGTTGTGTA
This window contains:
- the mis12 gene encoding protein MIS12 homolog, which encodes MARENREETEMDTSTDKESDSPYPSTLKLYETQFFGFTPQTCMLRVYSAFQDCLYDILPVVEKVCVRQLSRDKPDGSEELLRSRARECSRKLQQFLDERFKQLSKRMETLLLDRCFSVPPNVLLSEDQSHKNYPQHIQEVLRLESNLADLHSAYEAEVCARQALLAELEEQKEVQKQLDGVLMWVRELQAAWVKEGNGSFHESFQMVMESVKRLQEAVREVCHKAPH
- the ppm1g gene encoding protein phosphatase 1G — protein: MGAYLSQPNTTKTSSDGGNSSMGFGFSAMQGWRVSMEDAHNCIPDFDEDTAMFAVYDGHGGEEVALYCSKYLPIIIKEQKTYKDGKLQKALEDAFLAIDSRMTTEDVIKELVQIAGRPIEEPPVEKVAEEDDLETEEAALLHEEATMTIEELLVRYGQNLHAVKHAAAISAAAKKASASGAEGSGDTDEGGKVQKKEGLNGEVEEESNGKGKEAGGAACGSKLRACRRAGAAACGGSGSPNGEEKAGKAEGDAGPSCSSLSSKTAGDSKSRFFDDSEESEGEEEGSDEEDGSEEEEEGDSSELEEEEDTGEEDSEDEEEEEEEEMCLPGMDGKEEPGSDSGTTAVVALIRGKQLIVANAGDSRCVVSERGKAVDMSYDHKPEDEVELARIKNAGGKVTMDGRVNGGLNLSRAIGDHFYKRNKVLPPEEQMISSMPDVKVLTLNEDHDFMVIACDGIWNVLSSQEVVDFISERIKPDQTGKVRALSSIVEELLDHCLAPDTSGDGTGCDNMTCVIITLRPHPAQSDDKKKRKQPEEADGKELGENGNDCKKAKSD